In Oryza sativa Japonica Group chromosome 8, ASM3414082v1, the sequence GGAGCGAGCGGCTGGTACTggtagcggcggcgacgatgacgagctcgtgctgccgccggcgtcgtTTCAGGACGGGCTTCCGTCGTCCCGCTCCTACCCCTCCTGCATCGGCGGCGGtagcgcagcggcggcgtcggcgtcgctgGAGCGGGAGCTGCTGTACCGCGCGGAGCTGCACCAGCAAcagctgggcggcggcggcggcgtagagcGGCGGAAGAGGCGCGCGATGAAGAACCGCGAGTCGGCGGAGCGGTCGCGCGCGCGGAAGCAGGCGTACCTGCAGGAGCTCGAGCAGGAggtccgcctcctccgcgccgagAACGCCGCCCTGCGCCACCAGTGCCACCAGGTACGTACTACCCTATcgtctccttccttccttcgtCGTCAGACTCTGTGTGCTCATAGATCGACGTGTTGATGAGATGTGCAGCTgaaggccgccgcggcggaggcggaggcggaggcggcggcagcggcggcggcggcgaagaagccgacgtcgtcggcgacgtTCTGATCGGTGTCAGCATGCAAGTTTGTTGGGGGTTGTCGGCCGGGCTATGGAGTGAAATTTACTCCACTCGTAGATTAATCTGCAAGAATATTAGAACTCGTAGGTAggtttagctagctagctagctacctcaGCATGGAGAATATGAGAGCAAGGACTAGAACTACTAGTCCATTTTAAAGCcaatatatatactctctctagTTTTTTTATATGACGTTGGCTAGTTCAGATTTATACTAGCCAACGTCAGACATATATgtacggaggtagtaatagATTAGTTATAATGTTGGCTTTAATTTTTCTTCTCCACTCTCTCTCACTTATgcatttaatatatttgttttgaattaatttttcttctcatctctctctcacttatgcatttaatatatatatttgttttgaagGACGTATAAAGCTAGCTCTTATATAAAAACCAACaccctgcttttttttttctctctctccttccgtAAGTTTATATTAAGCTTACTTGCTATTATCCTTGCGCGGAGGGGAGTGTGCCTGCCTGCCTGAAAAAAAGGCCTCCCACAAGCACATCATATTTTGGGTAAGGAACTAATTAAAACTGCTGTTGTAGTTCCCAGTTTTATTTATGTGCGTAGAGAacaattaattttaattgttaTGAAAACCGTTAGtaaatttttagataatggaatatatttTTAGCCTTTACTAAACGAGTTACAGCCAATTAGTATTATACAAATTCGCTTATTAGCATTTACACATAAAGAGTCAAAAAAACACACtatcttaaaataaaaacaaacaaCCTAACAAGCACCAACACAATTAATGAATCCTATTAAAACTGTCATACATCTACGATTACGGTAGTAAAAGTGTTCCATTAAGGGCATGTTCAATGCGTACCCCTAGCCCGTGTCCCTGCTCACGCCGTCGGGGTTTGCCATCGAAGCCATCTCCCAGCAGAGGGCCGCGACCCCTCTGCAAGGGACGTGGCTCTACGAGCTCCTCGGCTGGGGGACCAAGCAAGAAGCCGCACTGGGTCGGCCGTGGCTAGGGGAGGAGCCTGTGGACACCGCTCTCTCCCCCTGTTTTCCCCCTTACCCTCGCCGGctgccagagagagagagagagaggcgacgacgag encodes:
- the LOC9272719 gene encoding protein ABSCISIC ACID-INSENSITIVE 5, with product MERAAGTGSGGDDDELVLPPASFQDGLPSSRSYPSCIGGGSAAAASASLERELLYRAELHQQQLGGGGGVERRKRRAMKNRESAERSRARKQAYLQELEQEVRLLRAENAALRHQCHQLKAAAAEAEAEAAAAAAAAKKPTSSATF